Proteins encoded by one window of Rouxiella chamberiensis:
- the ugpE gene encoding sn-glycerol-3-phosphate ABC transporter permease UgpE, protein MIENRRGLDIFCHAVLITGVLMVLFPLYVAFVAATLDNKQIFDVPMTLVPGGHLFDNIRAIWTQGAGGNSPAFGPLLLNSFIMALAITVGKISILMLSAYAIVYFRFPLRNLFFWLIFITLMLPVEVRIFPTVQVIANLHLLDSYTGLTLPLMASATATFLFRQFFMTLPDELLEAARIDGAGAMRFFWDIVLPLSKTNLAALFVITFIYGWNQYLWPILVTSDASMGTAVAGIKSMISSGDGSTQWNQVMAAMILTLLPPLAVVLLMQRWFVRGLVDSEK, encoded by the coding sequence ATGATTGAAAATCGAAGAGGGCTGGATATTTTCTGTCACGCCGTGCTGATTACTGGCGTGCTGATGGTGCTGTTCCCGCTGTATGTGGCGTTTGTCGCCGCGACGCTGGACAACAAACAGATTTTTGACGTGCCGATGACGCTGGTGCCGGGTGGCCATCTGTTCGACAACATCCGCGCTATCTGGACGCAGGGCGCAGGCGGCAACAGCCCGGCGTTTGGTCCCTTGCTGCTGAACAGTTTCATCATGGCGCTGGCCATTACCGTCGGCAAGATTTCCATCTTGATGCTGTCGGCCTACGCGATTGTCTATTTCCGTTTCCCGCTGCGTAACCTGTTCTTCTGGCTGATTTTTATCACCCTGATGCTGCCGGTCGAGGTGCGTATTTTTCCAACCGTCCAGGTGATTGCCAATCTGCATCTGCTCGACAGCTACACCGGCCTCACTCTGCCGTTGATGGCTTCGGCGACCGCGACCTTTCTGTTCCGTCAGTTCTTTATGACGCTGCCGGATGAACTGCTGGAGGCCGCGCGTATTGACGGCGCAGGCGCGATGCGCTTCTTCTGGGACATCGTGCTGCCGCTGTCGAAAACCAATCTGGCGGCGCTGTTTGTCATCACTTTTATCTACGGCTGGAACCAGTATCTGTGGCCGATTCTTGTCACAAGCGATGCCTCGATGGGCACGGCGGTGGCGGGCATCAAAAGCATGATCTCGTCGGGCGATGGCTCGACCCAGTGGAATCAGGTGATGGCGGCGATGATTCTGACGTTACTGCCGCCCCTGGCCGTCGTACTGCTCATGCAGCGCTGGTTTGTGCGCGGCCTGGTAGACAGTGAAAAATGA
- the ugpA gene encoding sn-glycerol-3-phosphate ABC transporter permease UgpA codes for MSSHRPGFRCSWLPYALVLPQLLITAIFFLWPAGQALWYSVQTMDPFGVSSTFAGLSNFRQLFADPYYLASFYTTLKFSALVAFFGLAISLLLAAMVDHVIRASRLYQTLLILPYAVAPAVAAVLWMFLFSPGLGLITHFLAILGYSWNHAQNSGQAMFLVVLASIWQQVSYNFLFFLAALQSIPRSLVEAAAIDGAGPIRRFFNLVLPLISPVSFFLLVVNLVYAFFDTFPVIDAATQGGPVQATTTLIYKVYREGFTGLDLSSSAAQSVVLMVMVIALTFIQFRFIERKVRYQ; via the coding sequence ATGAGTTCTCACCGTCCCGGATTTCGCTGCAGCTGGTTGCCTTATGCGCTGGTTTTGCCGCAACTGCTTATTACCGCGATCTTTTTTCTCTGGCCCGCCGGTCAGGCGCTGTGGTATTCGGTGCAGACGATGGATCCGTTCGGCGTTTCCAGCACTTTTGCCGGCCTGAGCAATTTTCGGCAGCTGTTTGCGGATCCCTACTATCTCGCGTCGTTTTATACCACGCTGAAATTCAGCGCATTGGTGGCGTTTTTTGGTCTGGCTATCTCCCTGCTGCTTGCCGCGATGGTTGACCACGTGATCCGCGCCAGTCGCCTTTATCAGACTCTGTTAATTTTGCCTTACGCCGTGGCGCCCGCCGTGGCCGCCGTGCTGTGGATGTTTCTGTTCAGCCCCGGCCTCGGGCTCATCACCCATTTTCTCGCCATACTCGGCTACAGCTGGAACCATGCGCAAAACAGCGGGCAGGCGATGTTTCTCGTGGTGCTGGCCTCAATCTGGCAGCAGGTAAGCTACAACTTCCTGTTCTTTCTGGCCGCGTTGCAGTCGATTCCCCGATCGCTTGTGGAAGCCGCCGCCATTGACGGTGCCGGGCCAATCCGCCGGTTCTTCAATCTGGTGCTGCCGCTGATTTCGCCGGTCAGCTTTTTCCTGCTGGTGGTGAATCTGGTTTACGCCTTCTTCGATACCTTCCCGGTGATAGATGCCGCGACGCAGGGCGGCCCGGTTCAGGCGACCACCACGCTGATTTACAAGGTTTATCGCGAAGGATTTACCGGTCTGGATCTTTCAAGCTCCGCCGCGCAGTCCGTGGTGCTGATGGTGATGGTCATCGCGCTGACATTTATTCAATTCCGCTTTATCGAGCGTAAGGTGCGCTACCAATGA
- the ugpB gene encoding sn-glycerol-3-phosphate ABC transporter substrate-binding protein UgpB — translation MFITLQKSALCAALMLAFSANALAVTEIPFWHSMDGELGKEVNSLADRFNQSHSDVKIVPVYKGKYDQNLAAGIAAYRTGNAPAILQVYEVGTATMMASKAIKPVYQVFADAGLKEDVSQFVPTVAGYYSDSQGRLLSQPFNSSTPVLYYNKDAFKKAGLNPDQPPKTWQELEQDTAKLKAAGMKCGYASGWQGWIQIENFSAWHGLPVATKNNGFDGTDAELEFNKPEQIKHIQFLEDMNKKGEFTYFGRQDESTAKFYNGDCAITTASSGSLADIRQHAKFEYGVGMMPFDADNKNAPQNAIIGGASLWVMKGKDDATYKGVAEFLQFLTTPEIAAEWHQKTGYLPVTTAAYDLTKQQGFYDKNPGSDVATRQMMNKPPLPFTKGMRLGNMPQIRTIVDEELEGVWSGQKSAKQALDESVQRGNLLLRRFEASVK, via the coding sequence ATGTTTATTACTTTACAGAAATCGGCGCTTTGCGCGGCACTGATGCTGGCTTTCAGCGCGAATGCACTGGCCGTCACGGAAATCCCTTTCTGGCACTCGATGGACGGCGAACTGGGCAAAGAGGTTAACTCTCTGGCCGACCGCTTCAACCAGTCGCATTCCGACGTGAAAATCGTGCCGGTGTATAAAGGTAAATATGACCAGAACCTGGCGGCGGGCATTGCAGCGTATCGCACCGGCAATGCACCGGCGATTTTGCAGGTCTATGAAGTCGGCACCGCGACCATGATGGCGAGCAAGGCAATCAAGCCCGTGTACCAGGTATTTGCCGATGCGGGTCTGAAAGAAGACGTTTCCCAGTTTGTACCGACCGTGGCGGGCTATTACTCCGACTCGCAGGGCCGCCTGTTGTCACAGCCGTTCAACAGCTCCACGCCGGTGCTGTATTACAACAAGGACGCGTTTAAAAAAGCCGGTTTGAACCCCGACCAGCCGCCGAAGACCTGGCAGGAGCTGGAGCAGGATACCGCCAAACTCAAAGCCGCGGGCATGAAGTGTGGCTACGCCAGCGGCTGGCAGGGCTGGATCCAGATTGAAAACTTCAGCGCCTGGCACGGCCTGCCGGTCGCCACCAAAAACAACGGCTTCGACGGCACCGATGCAGAACTGGAGTTCAACAAGCCCGAGCAAATCAAACACATCCAATTCCTTGAAGACATGAACAAGAAAGGGGAATTCACCTATTTCGGCCGACAGGATGAATCTACCGCCAAGTTCTATAACGGCGATTGCGCCATCACCACGGCATCCTCCGGTTCACTGGCCGATATTCGCCAGCATGCCAAATTCGAATACGGCGTCGGGATGATGCCATTCGATGCCGACAACAAGAACGCGCCACAAAATGCCATTATCGGCGGCGCGAGTCTGTGGGTGATGAAAGGCAAGGATGACGCCACCTACAAGGGCGTAGCCGAATTCCTGCAATTCCTGACCACGCCGGAAATTGCCGCCGAATGGCACCAGAAAACCGGTTATCTTCCGGTCACGACCGCCGCGTATGATTTAACCAAGCAGCAAGGTTTCTATGACAAGAATCCGGGGTCGGACGTCGCCACGCGTCAGATGATGAACAAGCCGCCATTGCCTTTCACCAAGGGAATGCGTCTGGGCAACATGCCGCAGATTCGCACGATTGTCGATGAAGAGCTGGAAGGCGTGTGGAGCGGTCAGAAGAGCGCCAAGCAGGCGCTGGACGAATCCGTACAGCGCGGCAATCTGCTGCTGCGTCGCTTTGAAGCTTCCGTGAAATAA
- a CDS encoding PLP-dependent aminotransferase family protein: MNTEGLLATRMARLKSSAIRELLKQSQMEGVISLAGGIPSSALFDFEGLAQATQKAITEKPELAFQYGLTEGSYGLRARIVELCETRGIHATPEDVVVTAGSQQALDLVMRAVVNPDDVFVVERPTYLAALQTLELAEANLLSVGSDGDGMKVDELAEMLKTRKIKGVYVVPTFGNPSGVTLSQARREQLVKLAAEHQFLIVEDDPYGEIRFTDERLPTLYALSKSLYGHADNIIYTSTFSKILAPGLRLGWVIMPQWLLNKVAIIKQAADLHASSLSQTVAEYYLGLGRLDQQIETIRAAYKKKCAVLAELLERELGHVLTFEYPKGGMFLWARFREPRNCTEWMKETLKQGVVFVPGEFFYADNPDHSTFRISFATATEAQLHEAVARLKRAL; this comes from the coding sequence ATGAACACAGAAGGTTTGCTCGCCACGCGCATGGCCAGGCTGAAAAGCTCGGCTATCAGGGAATTGCTGAAACAAAGTCAAATGGAAGGCGTGATTTCACTGGCGGGAGGCATTCCTTCCTCAGCCCTTTTCGACTTTGAAGGGCTGGCGCAGGCGACGCAGAAGGCGATTACCGAAAAGCCGGAGCTGGCGTTTCAATACGGCCTGACCGAAGGCAGCTATGGCCTGCGTGCACGTATCGTCGAACTTTGCGAGACGCGCGGCATTCACGCGACGCCGGAAGATGTCGTGGTCACCGCCGGTTCCCAGCAGGCGCTGGATCTGGTGATGCGCGCCGTCGTTAATCCCGACGACGTATTCGTGGTTGAGCGTCCTACCTATCTGGCGGCGCTGCAAACGCTGGAACTGGCCGAGGCAAATCTGCTGTCCGTGGGCTCCGACGGTGACGGCATGAAAGTCGACGAACTGGCCGAGATGCTGAAAACGCGCAAAATCAAAGGCGTTTACGTGGTTCCGACCTTCGGCAACCCGAGCGGTGTGACGTTGAGCCAGGCTCGCCGTGAGCAGCTGGTCAAACTGGCCGCCGAGCATCAGTTCCTGATTGTTGAAGACGACCCGTATGGCGAAATCCGCTTTACCGATGAGCGTCTGCCGACGCTGTATGCGTTGTCCAAGTCGCTCTATGGCCATGCCGACAACATCATCTATACCTCGACCTTCTCCAAGATTCTGGCACCGGGCCTGCGTCTCGGCTGGGTTATCATGCCGCAATGGCTGCTGAACAAAGTAGCGATCATCAAGCAGGCGGCCGACCTGCACGCCAGTTCGCTGTCGCAGACCGTGGCCGAATACTATCTGGGTCTGGGCCGTCTGGACCAGCAGATTGAGACCATCCGCGCCGCCTACAAGAAGAAGTGCGCCGTGCTGGCCGAACTGCTGGAGCGTGAACTGGGCCACGTGCTGACCTTCGAATATCCAAAAGGCGGCATGTTCCTGTGGGCGCGTTTCCGCGAGCCGCGCAACTGCACCGAGTGGATGAAAGAGACGCTCAAGCAGGGTGTGGTCTTTGTGCCGGGCGAGTTCTTCTATGCCGATAATCCGGATCACTCGACCTTCCGTATTTCGTTCGCCACCGCGACCGAAGCGCAGTTGCACGAGGCCGTTGCCCGTCTGAAACGCGCACTGTAA
- the livF gene encoding high-affinity branched-chain amino acid ABC transporter ATP-binding protein LivF encodes MLSFNQVSAQYGKIQALHQVSLHIDQGEIVTLIGANGAGKTTLLGSLCGEPRASQGSIVFEGQDITHWPTAKIMRGDIAIVPEGRRVFSRMTVEENLAMGGFFAARDLFQQRLERVFTLFPRLKERRAQRSGTMSGGEQQMLAIGRALMSQPRLLLLDEPSLGLAPIIIQQIFDTIQLLREEGMTIFLVEQNANQALKLADRGYVLENGHVVLEDTGAALLANEAVRAAYLGA; translated from the coding sequence ATGTTGTCATTTAATCAGGTATCGGCCCAGTACGGCAAAATTCAGGCACTGCATCAGGTCAGTTTACATATCGACCAGGGCGAAATCGTTACTCTCATCGGGGCCAATGGCGCGGGTAAAACCACGCTGCTGGGTTCGCTTTGCGGCGAACCGCGTGCTTCGCAGGGCAGCATCGTCTTTGAAGGACAAGACATTACGCACTGGCCGACGGCCAAAATCATGCGCGGCGACATCGCCATCGTGCCCGAAGGACGCCGCGTATTTTCGCGTATGACGGTGGAGGAGAATCTGGCAATGGGCGGATTCTTCGCCGCCCGCGACCTGTTTCAGCAGCGCCTCGAGCGAGTGTTTACCCTGTTTCCGCGGCTGAAAGAACGCAGGGCGCAACGTTCGGGCACCATGTCCGGCGGCGAGCAGCAGATGCTGGCCATCGGCCGTGCATTGATGAGTCAGCCGCGTCTGCTGCTGCTGGATGAACCCTCGCTCGGGTTGGCACCTATCATCATTCAGCAGATTTTCGACACTATCCAGTTGCTGCGCGAAGAGGGCATGACCATCTTTCTGGTCGAGCAAAACGCCAATCAGGCGCTGAAACTGGCAGATCGCGGTTATGTGCTCGAGAACGGTCACGTGGTGCTGGAGGACACGGGGGCGGCGCTGCTGGCCAACGAAGCGGTGCGCGCGGCGTATCTCGGGGCCTGA
- the livG gene encoding high-affinity branched-chain amino acid ABC transporter ATP-binding protein LivG, with translation MSTQPLLQVEGLTMRFGGLLAVNNVALQLNQGEIVSLIGPNGAGKTTVFNCLTGFYRPSGGTIMLREHHLEGLPGQKIARMGVVRTFQHVRLFREMTVIENLLVAQHRHLKSGVLAGLFKTPGFRRAEADALDRAAQWLDRVGLLALANRQAGNLAYGQQRRLEIVRCMVTQPEILMLDEPAAGLNPRETEELNQLIAELRNQHKVSVLLIEHDMKLVMGISDRIYVVNQGTPLAQGTPQEIRNNPDVIRAYLGEG, from the coding sequence ATGAGTACGCAACCTTTGTTACAGGTCGAAGGGCTGACGATGCGCTTCGGCGGCCTGCTGGCGGTCAATAATGTGGCCCTGCAACTGAATCAGGGAGAAATCGTGTCGCTAATCGGCCCGAACGGAGCCGGAAAAACAACGGTATTCAACTGCCTGACCGGTTTCTATCGTCCGAGCGGCGGCACCATCATGCTGCGCGAACACCATCTCGAAGGGCTGCCGGGCCAGAAGATAGCCCGCATGGGCGTTGTGCGCACTTTCCAGCACGTGCGGCTGTTCCGCGAAATGACCGTGATTGAAAACCTGCTGGTTGCGCAACATCGGCATTTAAAAAGCGGGGTACTGGCAGGCTTGTTCAAGACGCCGGGCTTTCGTCGCGCCGAGGCGGATGCGCTCGACCGCGCCGCGCAGTGGCTTGACCGCGTGGGACTTCTGGCGCTGGCAAACCGGCAGGCCGGGAATCTGGCCTATGGTCAGCAGCGTCGGCTGGAAATCGTGCGCTGCATGGTCACGCAGCCTGAAATCCTGATGCTCGACGAACCGGCCGCCGGACTCAACCCGCGCGAAACGGAAGAACTGAACCAGCTGATTGCCGAGTTGCGCAACCAGCACAAGGTTTCCGTGTTGCTGATTGAACACGATATGAAACTGGTGATGGGCATCTCCGACCGCATTTATGTGGTCAATCAGGGAACGCCGCTGGCACAGGGCACGCCACAGGAAATTCGTAATAATCCAGACGTCATTCGTGCGTATTTGGGCGAGGGATAA
- a CDS encoding high-affinity branched-chain amino acid ABC transporter permease LivM codes for MKHLNLLNALVSTLVLLVLASFIMGLQLSLEGTHLVVHGADAVRWYWIAAGCAVVFVFQLFRPLLQKGLKKVSGPSFVLPSFDGSTAKQKWLAGVMIIAAIAWPFIVSRGTVDIATLTLIYIMLGLGLNVVVGLSGLLVLGYGGFYAVGAYTYALLNHYYGIGFWEALPLAGLVSAAFGFLLGFPVLRLRGDYLAIVTLGFGEIVRILLLNNTEITGGPNGISQIPKPTLFGLEFSRTAREGGWDTFSHFFGLRYDPGDRIIFLYMVALLLVILTLFVINRLLRMPLGRAWEALREDEIACRSLGLNPTRIKLTAFTISAAFAGFAGTLFAARQGFVSPESFTFVESAFVLAIVVLGGMGSQFAVILAAILLVVSRELMRDLNEYSMLLLGALMVLMMIWRPQGLLPMKRPQLKLKVADKIAADKGEQA; via the coding sequence ATGAAGCACCTCAACCTGCTCAATGCGCTCGTCTCTACGTTGGTTCTTCTGGTCCTGGCCTCGTTTATCATGGGCTTGCAACTGAGTCTCGAAGGCACGCATCTGGTCGTTCACGGCGCGGATGCGGTGCGCTGGTACTGGATAGCCGCCGGATGTGCAGTTGTCTTCGTGTTTCAGTTGTTCCGGCCGCTGCTGCAAAAGGGGCTGAAAAAGGTTTCCGGCCCAAGCTTTGTTCTGCCGAGTTTCGATGGCTCGACGGCCAAACAGAAATGGCTCGCGGGGGTGATGATTATCGCCGCCATTGCCTGGCCGTTTATCGTGTCTCGCGGCACTGTGGATATCGCCACGCTGACGCTCATCTACATCATGCTGGGCCTCGGACTGAACGTGGTCGTCGGGCTTTCAGGGTTGCTGGTCCTGGGCTATGGCGGTTTCTATGCCGTGGGTGCCTACACCTACGCGCTGCTCAATCACTATTACGGCATCGGTTTCTGGGAGGCGCTGCCGCTGGCGGGGCTGGTCTCGGCGGCGTTCGGTTTTCTGCTCGGTTTTCCGGTATTGCGGCTGCGCGGCGACTATCTGGCCATCGTGACCCTCGGCTTCGGCGAAATCGTGCGTATTCTGCTGCTCAATAACACCGAGATCACCGGCGGCCCCAACGGCATCAGCCAGATCCCGAAACCCACGCTGTTCGGACTGGAGTTCAGCCGTACCGCACGCGAGGGCGGCTGGGATACCTTCAGCCATTTCTTCGGGCTACGCTATGATCCCGGCGATCGCATTATCTTTCTCTACATGGTCGCGTTGCTGCTGGTTATTCTGACGCTGTTCGTGATCAACCGCCTGTTGCGCATGCCGCTGGGCCGTGCATGGGAAGCGCTGCGCGAAGACGAGATAGCCTGTCGCTCGCTGGGGCTGAACCCGACCCGCATCAAACTGACCGCCTTTACCATCAGCGCCGCCTTTGCCGGTTTCGCCGGGACCTTGTTTGCCGCGCGTCAGGGCTTTGTCAGCCCCGAATCCTTTACCTTTGTCGAGTCGGCTTTTGTGCTCGCCATCGTGGTTCTGGGCGGCATGGGTTCGCAGTTTGCGGTAATTCTGGCGGCAATCCTGCTGGTGGTGTCCCGTGAACTGATGCGTGATCTGAATGAATACAGCATGTTGCTGCTCGGAGCGCTGATGGTCTTGATGATGATCTGGCGACCGCAGGGATTACTGCCGATGAAACGCCCGCAGCTCAAGCTGAAAGTGGCCGATAAAATCGCCGCAGACAAGGGAGAGCAGGCATGA
- a CDS encoding branched-chain amino acid ABC transporter substrate-binding protein, which translates to MKLSKGKLWLAGCVALAIGHSAVAQDIKIAIVGAMSGPVAQYGDMEFTGAKQAIADINAKGGIKGDKLVGVEYDDACDPKQAVAVANKVINDGIRYVIGHLCSSSTQPASDIYEDEGVIMITPAATNADLTTRGYKMIMRTTGLDSDQGPTAAKYILDVVKPQRIAVIHDKQQYGEGLARSVQESLKKSGGNVVLFEGITAGDKDFSTLVARLKKENVDFVYFGGYYPEMGQILRQSKQAGLNAKFMGPEGVGNSSLSNIAGAASEGMLVTLPKRYDQVPANKPVVDALKAKKLDPTGPFVWTTYAALQSLTTGMTRSGSMEPEEIVKNLKSAPVDTVMGPLSWDAKGDLKGFEFGVFQWHADGTSTPIQ; encoded by the coding sequence ATGAAATTATCAAAGGGTAAGCTCTGGTTGGCAGGCTGCGTTGCGTTGGCAATCGGGCATTCTGCCGTGGCGCAGGATATCAAGATAGCCATCGTCGGCGCGATGTCCGGTCCGGTCGCCCAATACGGCGACATGGAATTCACCGGCGCAAAACAGGCTATCGCGGACATCAATGCCAAGGGCGGCATCAAGGGCGACAAACTGGTTGGCGTTGAATACGACGACGCGTGCGATCCTAAACAGGCCGTTGCGGTCGCCAACAAAGTGATCAATGACGGTATTCGTTACGTGATTGGCCACCTTTGCTCATCCTCTACCCAGCCTGCATCGGACATTTATGAAGATGAAGGCGTGATAATGATTACCCCTGCGGCCACCAATGCCGACCTGACGACCCGTGGCTACAAGATGATCATGCGCACAACCGGTCTGGATTCCGATCAGGGGCCTACCGCCGCGAAATACATCCTCGATGTCGTGAAACCCCAGCGTATCGCGGTAATCCACGACAAGCAGCAGTATGGCGAAGGGCTGGCGCGTTCGGTGCAGGAAAGCCTGAAAAAATCCGGCGGCAATGTGGTGCTGTTTGAAGGGATCACGGCGGGCGACAAAGATTTCTCGACGCTGGTGGCGCGCCTCAAGAAAGAGAACGTCGACTTCGTGTACTTCGGCGGTTATTACCCGGAGATGGGCCAGATTCTGCGCCAGTCCAAACAGGCCGGCCTGAATGCCAAATTTATGGGGCCTGAAGGCGTGGGCAACTCTTCTCTGTCGAACATTGCCGGGGCGGCATCGGAAGGCATGCTGGTCACGCTGCCAAAACGTTATGACCAGGTGCCTGCCAACAAACCCGTCGTCGATGCGCTGAAAGCCAAAAAGCTCGACCCGACCGGTCCTTTTGTCTGGACCACCTATGCCGCGCTGCAATCGCTAACCACCGGCATGACCCGCAGCGGCAGCATGGAGCCGGAAGAGATTGTCAAAAACCTCAAATCCGCTCCGGTCGATACCGTGATGGGACCTCTAAGCTGGGACGCGAAGGGCGACCTCAAAGGCTTCGAGTTTGGCGTCTTCCAGTGGCATGCCGACGGCACGTCCACGCCAATCCAGTAA
- the panM gene encoding aspartate 1-decarboxylase autocleavage activator PanM, with protein sequence MKLTIIKLDSLSSQDLLDLAKIWPRQSPGVWQQWLTPEQMIFAARFNDRLLAAVKVSVRDSQAKLDDLCVREVTRRRGVGLYLLEILQQQLPKVAELTMDDIAEDAGLAAFMRACGFKLEENVWRKSRN encoded by the coding sequence ATGAAATTGACCATAATAAAACTCGACAGCCTTTCCTCGCAGGACCTGCTGGATCTCGCCAAAATCTGGCCTAGGCAATCGCCGGGCGTCTGGCAGCAATGGCTGACGCCGGAGCAGATGATATTCGCGGCACGCTTCAACGATCGTCTGCTGGCGGCCGTTAAAGTTTCAGTCCGTGATTCGCAGGCGAAACTCGACGATTTATGTGTGCGGGAAGTGACACGCAGGCGGGGTGTCGGGCTGTATCTGCTCGAGATTCTCCAGCAGCAGTTGCCGAAGGTGGCGGAATTGACGATGGACGATATTGCCGAAGATGCGGGGCTTGCGGCCTTTATGCGCGCCTGCGGGTTTAAACTTGAAGAAAACGTATGGCGAAAATCACGAAACTAA
- the ftsX gene encoding permease-like cell division protein FtsX, producing MRYAWSNTVRDMLRQPLATLLTIMVIAISLTLPSVCYLVWKNVSQAAEQWYPTPQLTVYIDKSLDDDAALNVVKALKAEAGVDKVNYLSRQEAMGEFRNWSGFGGAMDMLEQNPLPAVAIVTPKMNFQGSDTLNTLRDRVAAVQGVDEVRMDDSWFARLAALTGLVGQIAAMIGILMIVAVFLVIGNSVRLSIFSRRDTINVMKLIGATDGFILRPFLNGGAMLGFCGAALSLLLSEALVLRLEAVVTQVASVFGTTFDLHGLGWDESLLLLIVAAMIGWVAAYLATVQHLRRFTPQ from the coding sequence ATGCGCTATGCGTGGAGCAACACCGTCCGCGATATGCTGCGTCAGCCGCTGGCCACTCTGTTGACCATCATGGTTATCGCCATTTCGCTGACGCTGCCGAGTGTCTGTTATCTGGTGTGGAAAAACGTCAGTCAGGCGGCGGAACAGTGGTATCCCACGCCACAGCTTACCGTCTATATCGACAAGTCGCTGGACGACGATGCCGCACTGAATGTGGTGAAAGCCCTGAAAGCGGAAGCGGGCGTCGACAAGGTCAACTACCTGTCTCGTCAGGAAGCGATGGGCGAATTCCGCAACTGGTCCGGCTTTGGCGGCGCAATGGATATGCTGGAGCAGAACCCGTTGCCTGCGGTGGCTATCGTGACGCCGAAGATGAATTTCCAGGGGTCGGATACGCTGAACACCTTGCGTGACCGCGTTGCGGCCGTTCAGGGTGTCGATGAAGTTCGTATGGATGACAGCTGGTTCGCCAGACTCGCCGCGCTGACCGGACTGGTCGGGCAAATTGCTGCGATGATAGGCATTCTGATGATTGTGGCGGTGTTCCTGGTCATCGGTAACAGTGTGCGTCTGAGCATCTTCAGTCGTCGCGACACCATTAACGTGATGAAGCTAATTGGCGCGACCGACGGCTTTATTCTGCGGCCGTTCCTCAACGGCGGCGCGATGCTCGGCTTCTGCGGCGCGGCGCTGTCGTTGCTGCTCTCCGAAGCGCTGGTTCTGCGTCTCGAAGCCGTCGTGACACAGGTGGCATCGGTATTCGGCACCACGTTCGACCTTCACGGCCTCGGCTGGGACGAAAGTCTGCTGCTGTTAATCGTAGCCGCAATGATCGGCTGGGTAGCGGCTTATCTGGCCACGGTGCAACATTTACGACGATTTACACCACAATAA
- the ftsE gene encoding cell division ATP-binding protein FtsE, whose amino-acid sequence MIRFEQVSKAYLGGRQALQGVDFHIQQGEMAFLTGHSGAGKSTLLKLICGIERPSAGHILFGGHDISRLKSREVPFLRRQIGMIFQDHHLLLDRTVYDNVAMPLIIAGASGEDIRRRVSAALDKVGLLDKAKNFPIQLSGGEQQRVGIARAVVNKPAVLLADEPTGNLDEVLSEGILRLFEEFNRVGVTVLMATHDMGLIASRRYRTLTLSQGRMAGGAYHGQ is encoded by the coding sequence ATGATTCGCTTTGAACAGGTCAGTAAAGCTTATCTAGGCGGGCGACAGGCGCTGCAAGGCGTCGATTTCCATATTCAGCAGGGCGAGATGGCATTTCTGACCGGCCATTCCGGAGCCGGTAAAAGTACCCTGCTGAAGCTGATTTGCGGTATTGAACGCCCGAGTGCAGGACATATTCTATTTGGCGGCCATGATATTAGCCGTCTGAAAAGCCGCGAAGTCCCGTTTCTGCGTCGGCAGATTGGCATGATCTTTCAGGATCACCACCTGCTGCTCGACAGAACGGTTTATGACAACGTCGCTATGCCGCTGATTATCGCCGGTGCCAGCGGTGAAGACATTCGCCGCCGCGTTTCGGCTGCGCTGGACAAGGTCGGACTGCTGGACAAGGCGAAAAACTTTCCCATTCAGCTTTCCGGCGGTGAACAGCAGCGCGTCGGCATTGCCCGCGCCGTCGTCAACAAGCCGGCCGTGCTGCTGGCCGACGAACCTACGGGTAACCTGGATGAAGTGCTGTCGGAGGGGATTTTGCGGCTGTTTGAAGAGTTTAACCGCGTGGGCGTTACCGTCCTGATGGCAACGCACGATATGGGCCTTATCGCCAGCCGTCGTTACCGCACGCTGACGCTGAGTCAGGGAAGAATGGCAGGAGGCGCCTACCATGGCCAATAG